The segment GCATGATGACTGCCAGGATGACGCAGGCGGTGATGGCGCCGCGATTGGCGATCGGGCCGGAAGGTGAAGCAGCGGCGTTACTCATGGTCCTGACCGTGGGATTGACCCAGCAGGTTTGCAATGAAGTCCGGCAGGCCGCGGGCGTGACCTGTGTCCACATCGGCGACGACGCTCATGCCGACGCGCAGCGGCGGCTTGCCCTGCATGTCGTCGATGCTGATGATCATCGGAATGCGCTGCACAACCTTAACCCAGTTGCCGGTGGTGTTCTGCGCCGGCAGCAGCGAGAAGCTCGAGCCCGAGGCCGGCGAAATGCTGGCAACAGTGCCCTTCCAGGTCACACCGGGATAGGCATCGACCGAGATGGAGACCTTCTGGCCGGGCCGGACATGCGTGAGCTCGGTTTCTTTCGGGCTGGCGTTGATCCACATATGGGTGGTGGAGACCAGCGAGAAGCCTTGCTGCGCAGCCGTCAGATAAGCGCCAACCTGGAGCGACGGAACGTTGGCGGTGATGCCGTCGAAGGGCGCGCGCACGACGGTGTCGTCGAGCTCGCGCTGTGCATTGTCGACGGCGGCCTTGGCCTGCAGATAGACCGGATTCTGCTCGACCGGCTGGTCGGCATTGCCGCCGAGCTGTGCGAGCGTGGTTGCCGCCTGCGCCTGGGCGACCGAGACCTTCTGCTGTGCCGCTTCGAGATTGTGCTTGGCCTGGTCATAGGCCGCCTTCGAGGCGACCGAGCTGTTGATCAGGTTCTGCTGGCGCTCAAATTCGGTTTGGTAATAAGGAATGTCAGCCTGCGCCTGGGCGATTTCCGCCAGCGACTGCTTGTAGCTCGCCTGCAGGTTCAGGATCTGGTTGCGGGCAGCGCCGAGCTGCGCCTCAGCGCCCTCCAGCGCGATACGGAAGGAATCGGGCTTCAGGCGGAAGAGTACCTGCCCCTTCTTCACCATCTCGTTTTCATGCACATCGACCGAGATCACCGTGCCGGAAACATCGGTGGAAACCCCGACCATATCGGCCTGAACATACGCATTGTCGGTGGACATGATCTGCCCGCCGGTAACGTAGTAATAGCCGCCGACGACAAGGGCGACCGGCAGCAGCGCGAAAAGGATCGGCCGTGTCGGGCTGCGGCGCTTGCGCGGCTTCTCGGGAAGAGCAACCGGAGCAGCGGCGCCGGTTCCGGCGGGCGCCGGAGCTGGATTGGAAGACGGCGCCTCGGCGACTACGGCCTGCTTCTGCCCGATTGCGGTCTGTTCGTCAGCGGAATTTGCGTTCGCGTGTATGCGACGCGAAGAGGATGCATCAGCCATGATTTATCTCTTTGTGGGCTACCGTCGTGCGGCAGGCCTGGACTAGGTTCGATTTCATTAGGGTGAGCAACTGGTAAAGGCGCTCATGATCTTCTGTAGAGACCCCATCCAGGGCCTCCTTGCGGGTTTGGTCGCCTATGCTGCGCATGGTGTCGAGCAACGGCCGCGCTTCCTCGCGCATGTAAAGCAGCCAGCTTCGGCGATCGTTCGGGTGCTGACGGCGCTCGACCAGGCCACGTTCGGCCAGCTTGTCGAGGATCCGCACCAGCGTGATCGGCTCGATCTCCAGCATTTCGGCAAGACCGGCCTGATGAATCCCTTCATTGTTCGAGAGATAGGCGAGCGTTTGCCACTGCGAACGCGTCAGTCCCATATCTTTCGCGCGCTGCTCAAACCGCTTCCGAAGAAGCCGGGCAACGTCATGCAGGAGAAAGCCGAGAGTGGGTGTCGCGTTCATGATATGAGAAGCCTGCTATTCATAAGCAACCTTATAATGCTGATACGTATAGTAAGCGACCATGCGATACAAGGGGCCAAGGCCCGATGTTTCGCAGATCGTCAAAAATGTCGCAGGAGGTGTCGCAAAGATGTCGCAGTGGCGAGGGCGTTAGGAGCGCCTAACGGGAAAGCATGTTTTCCGTTGCATGTCGGGCGATGATCAGACCGATCAGCGCCGCATAGATCGATGCGTTGATTGCGGCAAAGGCAAAGAGGCCTTGGGAAGCTTGCCGGTCCGGGGCAAAGGCCACCGCAAGCACGGAAGCAAGGCAGAGAACGATATGGGGTGCCAATACCCGAAGCGGCATCGCATACAAGGCCGGCATCCTCTCGCGGGCGGCGTGGGAACCGCTTTGAGAATGTATCAGATGGTCGCGAATTGCGGCTGCGTAGCCGATGAGCGACCAAGGCCAGCCCAGGAGCAGAAATGCTACGCTCTCCCAGCTTAAAATCCTGGCATTGGCGGGCCGGAACGTACCGGTGGCGCGCCAGATGAAAACGAGTGCTATCAACGCGGCGACGATCGGCAGGAAATGAAGCAGGAAAGCGGAACAGGTGACGTCGGCAAAGCTGTGGCCCGTCAGCAGCGCCACGATCGGCAGCATGAAGACGGTAGCCAAGCCCAAAGAAAATAGCGGGAAGCACAGCTCGGAGAATAGGAACTGGAATTTCAACCATCCGGGCAGTTTCGGCATATAGTCCGGCAAATATTGCAGCAGGATTGTCATCCGGCTGCGCGACCGGTCAAATTCCTGCATCATCAGATCGGTGAAGGTCGCCGGACCATTGCCATGGGCGATCGCGTCCAGCGCATGAACGCCGCGCCAACCGCCGGCGTTCATCGCGAGCGTCGTCGAAAGACCTTCCGCCGGTTCCGGTCTAGGCCCACCGATTTCTTTCAGGGCCGCCGTGCGTACAGCATAGTGGGTGCCGACGCAGAGCGGCGCCCAGCCGTTATAGCCGGACTGCAACACCCCTTGAATGCCGGCTTCGGCAAAGAGCCTGCCCCTCGCTGCCCAGCTCGATGCAGCGTTGGCGTCACAGATGCTCGGCGCCGATACGTAACCAATGCCGGGATCGCGGAACGGCCGGATCATTTCGCGGAGATAGGTCTTGTCGGGCACATGGCCGGCGTCGAATT is part of the Rhizobium sp. CB3090 genome and harbors:
- a CDS encoding glycosyltransferase; the encoded protein is MGKIPAAIGVHAMRRPSVNPADIGPATEQVFEGRMRFANLIGITVWTATMTFFWLWWLRGDHVIGWPSYLLVTLVLALITGLPAYFIIIVHDARRMPQAGGPLPAGRIAMVVTRASSEPLSDVQTTLRAMLDQTGCDFDVWLAEEKPSLDMMKWCMEHGVFTSTTRESTGADARDPSPCCKQGNLTSFYDHFGYERYDFVVQFDAGHVPDKTYLREMIRPFRDPGIGYVSAPSICDANAASSWAARGRLFAEAGIQGVLQSGYNGWAPLCVGTHYAVRTAALKEIGGPRPEPAEGLSTTLAMNAGGWRGVHALDAIAHGNGPATFTDLMMQEFDRSRSRMTILLQYLPDYMPKLPGWLKFQFLFSELCFPLFSLGLATVFMLPIVALLTGHSFADVTCSAFLLHFLPIVAALIALVFIWRATGTFRPANARILSWESVAFLLLGWPWSLIGYAAAIRDHLIHSQSGSHAARERMPALYAMPLRVLAPHIVLCLASVLAVAFAPDRQASQGLFAFAAINASIYAALIGLIIARHATENMLSR
- a CDS encoding MarR family transcriptional regulator produces the protein MNATPTLGFLLHDVARLLRKRFEQRAKDMGLTRSQWQTLAYLSNNEGIHQAGLAEMLEIEPITLVRILDKLAERGLVERRQHPNDRRSWLLYMREEARPLLDTMRSIGDQTRKEALDGVSTEDHERLYQLLTLMKSNLVQACRTTVAHKEINHG
- a CDS encoding HlyD family secretion protein; this encodes MADASSSRRIHANANSADEQTAIGQKQAVVAEAPSSNPAPAPAGTGAAAPVALPEKPRKRRSPTRPILFALLPVALVVGGYYYVTGGQIMSTDNAYVQADMVGVSTDVSGTVISVDVHENEMVKKGQVLFRLKPDSFRIALEGAEAQLGAARNQILNLQASYKQSLAEIAQAQADIPYYQTEFERQQNLINSSVASKAAYDQAKHNLEAAQQKVSVAQAQAATTLAQLGGNADQPVEQNPVYLQAKAAVDNAQRELDDTVVRAPFDGITANVPSLQVGAYLTAAQQGFSLVSTTHMWINASPKETELTHVRPGQKVSISVDAYPGVTWKGTVASISPASGSSFSLLPAQNTTGNWVKVVQRIPMIISIDDMQGKPPLRVGMSVVADVDTGHARGLPDFIANLLGQSHGQDHE